The following coding sequences are from one Eriocheir sinensis breed Jianghai 21 chromosome 13, ASM2467909v1, whole genome shotgun sequence window:
- the LOC126998157 gene encoding uncharacterized protein LOC126998157 isoform X2, whose translation MTSRVIWLRSWRRSVAMWWRRKAVVKSAVVLMVVQVFVAACVLSLLQQQQEEENHQEAQQKWQTQRETPERVGQYVIMFNVPTTASIEAPIDRSKTQPDIEVQESRPPMSPKTRVQTQSNKEESRGEKQVLGDDGKVLEHRKVGAWKELEGQTIVKERKEKKQESRAENQRKEVFEHPEPKRTIRHGGQTLGKAGKEEEEEEDPNIGRGFVDEYVTYRSDGNSFLLVDDDPGKSTTTKRTTPRDHNGSGTKNESKSSQNSHSKRTRHRNAAVGTDTRVEDELEETKDYKFKAYDSHKPFKMTMKDDQTEHFADIGEATCFTAGTDVEATSRGVGGGCHCLEGYFGVDCGIPEAAWFDTYRNKHPNTKLRQRKVPRRVINGVTVNHEFAMFEARLHELYEVVDVFIIAESNYTAHGDPKAFLFLERLRSGYMREFQDKILYVSLDTFPRISKTNGWIADSYLRLHLSNKGLPLLKDLRDDDLFVLSDADELPTREVITFLKVYDGYPEPIGLTYQWNVFGFFWKVPPKDTWSIWFKGAKEMVSEVNSVATIGMLTKVLYNNAFYIRKTGLWRYYKLRKKMKKYREEGHLVKEWVLGSAGHYAGWHCSWCFSPVNIVVKMNSAQADDKPRWGNMPEKKNLTYIASRIREGVWFDEEVHYIPARNTKARFYAPRYFMQHPERYRSLLYHPAHPLNHGQPWAPP comes from the exons ATGACTTCGCGTGTCATTTGGTTAAG ATCTTGGAGGAGGTCTGTAGCCATGTGGTGGAGAAGGAAGGCGGTGGTGAAGAGtgcggtggtgttgatggtggtgcag GTTTTCGTGGCCGCGTGCGTGCTCTCCTTGttacagcagcagcaggaggaagaaaaccATCAGGAGGCGCAGCAGAAATGGCAGACCCAGCGGGAGACGCCAGAAAGGGTGGGGCAGTACGTAATCATGTTCAACGTCCCCACAACAGCGTCCATCGAAGCTCCAATAGACCGTTCAAAGACTCAACCCGACATCGAAGTACAAGAATCGCGTCCTCCTATGTCCCCGAAGACTCGAGTTCAAACCCAAAGCAATAAGGAGGAGTCTAGAGGCGAGAAACAGGTCCTAGGTGATGATGGGAAGGTTCTTGAGCATCGGAAAGTTGGGGCATGGAAAGAACTTGAAGGGCAGACgatagtaaaggaaaggaaggaaaagaagcaggagtCGAGAGCGGAAAACCAAAGGAAAGAGGTGTTTGAGCATCCAGAGCCTAAGAGGACGATAAGACATGGAGGTCAGACGCTGGGGAaggctgggaaggaggaggaggaggaggaagacccaaACATCGGTCGTGGCTTCGTGGATGAGTATGTCACGTATCGCAGTGATGGCAACTCCTTTCTTCTGGTGGATGACGACCCCGGGAAGTCCACCACGACGAAGAGAACGACTCCACGTGACCATAACGGCTCAGGGACGAAGAACGAGAGTAAATCGAGCCAGAATTCTCACTCCAAGCGTACGAGacacagaaacgctgccgtgggAACTGATACCAGGGTTGAGGACGAGTTGGAAGAGACGAAGGACTACAAATTCAAGGCGTACGACTCTCACAAGCCCTTCAAGATGACGATGAAGGACGACCAGACGGAGCACTTCGCAGACATCGGCGAGGCTACTTGTTTCACCGCAGGGACGGATGTTGAGGCGACTTCGCGAGGGGTTGGCGGCGGGTGTCACTGTCTGGAGGGTTACTTCGGCGTGGACTGCGGGATCCCTGAGGCTGCCTGGTTTGACACGTACCGCAACAAGCACCCAAACACAAAACTGAGGCAAAGAAAGGTGCCGCGGAGGGTGATCAACGGCGTTACTGTCAACCACGAGTTCGCGATGTTCGAGGCGCGTCTGCACGAACTCTACGAAGTGGTGGACGTCTTCATCATCGCGGAGTCGAACTACACGGCGCACGGGGACCCCAAGGCGTTTCTTTTCCTGGAACGGCTGAGGTCCGGGTACATGCGAGAGTTTCAAGACAAGATACTGTACGTGAGTCTTGATACCTTCCCACGCATCTCGAAGACCAATGGATGGATCGCGGACTCCTACCTCAGACTCCACTTGAGCAACAAAGGTCTTCCACTCCTCAAAGACCTTCGGGATGATGACCTCTTTGTGCTCTCAGACGCGGACGAGCTGCCAACGCGCGAGGTCATCACATTCTTGAAGGTATACGATGGGTACCCAGAACCCATCGGCTTAACATATCAATGGAATGTCTTTGGGTTCTTCTGGAAGGTTCCCCCGAAGGACACTTGGAGTATCTGGTTCAAGGGCGCCAAGGAGATGGTCAGCGAGGTCAATTCCGTGGCCACCATTGGGATGCTGACGAAGGTGCTGTATAACAATGCCTTCTATATCCGGAAGACGGGGCTCTGGCGGTACTACAAGCTgcgcaagaagatgaagaagtaccGCGAGGAGGGCCACCTGGTGAAGGAGTGGGTGCTGGGCTCGGCTGGGCACTACGCTGGCTGGCACTGTTCCTGGTGCTTCAG TCCCGTCAACATAGTGGTCAAGATGAACTCGGCGCAGGCGGATGACAAGCCTCGGTGGGGGAACATGCCGGAGAAGAAGAACCTGACCTACATCGCCTCCAGGATACGGGAAGGCGT ctGGTTCGACGAAGAGGTACACTACATCCCGGCCAGGAACACCAAGGCGAGGTTCTACGCTCCACGCTACTTCATGCAGCATCCCGAACGATACCGGTCCCTCCTCTATCATCCCGCTCACCCCCTCAACCATGGACAGCCGTGGGCGCCGCCTTAG
- the LOC126998157 gene encoding uncharacterized protein LOC126998157 isoform X1, whose product MTETDFLSGRSWRRSVAMWWRRKAVVKSAVVLMVVQVFVAACVLSLLQQQQEEENHQEAQQKWQTQRETPERVGQYVIMFNVPTTASIEAPIDRSKTQPDIEVQESRPPMSPKTRVQTQSNKEESRGEKQVLGDDGKVLEHRKVGAWKELEGQTIVKERKEKKQESRAENQRKEVFEHPEPKRTIRHGGQTLGKAGKEEEEEEDPNIGRGFVDEYVTYRSDGNSFLLVDDDPGKSTTTKRTTPRDHNGSGTKNESKSSQNSHSKRTRHRNAAVGTDTRVEDELEETKDYKFKAYDSHKPFKMTMKDDQTEHFADIGEATCFTAGTDVEATSRGVGGGCHCLEGYFGVDCGIPEAAWFDTYRNKHPNTKLRQRKVPRRVINGVTVNHEFAMFEARLHELYEVVDVFIIAESNYTAHGDPKAFLFLERLRSGYMREFQDKILYVSLDTFPRISKTNGWIADSYLRLHLSNKGLPLLKDLRDDDLFVLSDADELPTREVITFLKVYDGYPEPIGLTYQWNVFGFFWKVPPKDTWSIWFKGAKEMVSEVNSVATIGMLTKVLYNNAFYIRKTGLWRYYKLRKKMKKYREEGHLVKEWVLGSAGHYAGWHCSWCFSPVNIVVKMNSAQADDKPRWGNMPEKKNLTYIASRIREGVWFDEEVHYIPARNTKARFYAPRYFMQHPERYRSLLYHPAHPLNHGQPWAPP is encoded by the exons ATGACTGAGACTGACTTCCTCTCTGGCAGATCTTGGAGGAGGTCTGTAGCCATGTGGTGGAGAAGGAAGGCGGTGGTGAAGAGtgcggtggtgttgatggtggtgcag GTTTTCGTGGCCGCGTGCGTGCTCTCCTTGttacagcagcagcaggaggaagaaaaccATCAGGAGGCGCAGCAGAAATGGCAGACCCAGCGGGAGACGCCAGAAAGGGTGGGGCAGTACGTAATCATGTTCAACGTCCCCACAACAGCGTCCATCGAAGCTCCAATAGACCGTTCAAAGACTCAACCCGACATCGAAGTACAAGAATCGCGTCCTCCTATGTCCCCGAAGACTCGAGTTCAAACCCAAAGCAATAAGGAGGAGTCTAGAGGCGAGAAACAGGTCCTAGGTGATGATGGGAAGGTTCTTGAGCATCGGAAAGTTGGGGCATGGAAAGAACTTGAAGGGCAGACgatagtaaaggaaaggaaggaaaagaagcaggagtCGAGAGCGGAAAACCAAAGGAAAGAGGTGTTTGAGCATCCAGAGCCTAAGAGGACGATAAGACATGGAGGTCAGACGCTGGGGAaggctgggaaggaggaggaggaggaggaagacccaaACATCGGTCGTGGCTTCGTGGATGAGTATGTCACGTATCGCAGTGATGGCAACTCCTTTCTTCTGGTGGATGACGACCCCGGGAAGTCCACCACGACGAAGAGAACGACTCCACGTGACCATAACGGCTCAGGGACGAAGAACGAGAGTAAATCGAGCCAGAATTCTCACTCCAAGCGTACGAGacacagaaacgctgccgtgggAACTGATACCAGGGTTGAGGACGAGTTGGAAGAGACGAAGGACTACAAATTCAAGGCGTACGACTCTCACAAGCCCTTCAAGATGACGATGAAGGACGACCAGACGGAGCACTTCGCAGACATCGGCGAGGCTACTTGTTTCACCGCAGGGACGGATGTTGAGGCGACTTCGCGAGGGGTTGGCGGCGGGTGTCACTGTCTGGAGGGTTACTTCGGCGTGGACTGCGGGATCCCTGAGGCTGCCTGGTTTGACACGTACCGCAACAAGCACCCAAACACAAAACTGAGGCAAAGAAAGGTGCCGCGGAGGGTGATCAACGGCGTTACTGTCAACCACGAGTTCGCGATGTTCGAGGCGCGTCTGCACGAACTCTACGAAGTGGTGGACGTCTTCATCATCGCGGAGTCGAACTACACGGCGCACGGGGACCCCAAGGCGTTTCTTTTCCTGGAACGGCTGAGGTCCGGGTACATGCGAGAGTTTCAAGACAAGATACTGTACGTGAGTCTTGATACCTTCCCACGCATCTCGAAGACCAATGGATGGATCGCGGACTCCTACCTCAGACTCCACTTGAGCAACAAAGGTCTTCCACTCCTCAAAGACCTTCGGGATGATGACCTCTTTGTGCTCTCAGACGCGGACGAGCTGCCAACGCGCGAGGTCATCACATTCTTGAAGGTATACGATGGGTACCCAGAACCCATCGGCTTAACATATCAATGGAATGTCTTTGGGTTCTTCTGGAAGGTTCCCCCGAAGGACACTTGGAGTATCTGGTTCAAGGGCGCCAAGGAGATGGTCAGCGAGGTCAATTCCGTGGCCACCATTGGGATGCTGACGAAGGTGCTGTATAACAATGCCTTCTATATCCGGAAGACGGGGCTCTGGCGGTACTACAAGCTgcgcaagaagatgaagaagtaccGCGAGGAGGGCCACCTGGTGAAGGAGTGGGTGCTGGGCTCGGCTGGGCACTACGCTGGCTGGCACTGTTCCTGGTGCTTCAG TCCCGTCAACATAGTGGTCAAGATGAACTCGGCGCAGGCGGATGACAAGCCTCGGTGGGGGAACATGCCGGAGAAGAAGAACCTGACCTACATCGCCTCCAGGATACGGGAAGGCGT ctGGTTCGACGAAGAGGTACACTACATCCCGGCCAGGAACACCAAGGCGAGGTTCTACGCTCCACGCTACTTCATGCAGCATCCCGAACGATACCGGTCCCTCCTCTATCATCCCGCTCACCCCCTCAACCATGGACAGCCGTGGGCGCCGCCTTAG